Genomic segment of Arachis hypogaea cultivar Tifrunner chromosome 16, arahy.Tifrunner.gnm2.J5K5, whole genome shotgun sequence:
TCGCCGCCGCTAAAGTTAATCTCCTTTCTGCTTCTGCCATAAAGCTATTGAAATCGAGCCAAGGCGCTTCCTTCATCAACGCATTTTCAGATCTAATTGCAACGCCCAAGCCTCTGAGATCGAGAGAAATCGCTTCTTCGGTTAACTCTCCTTGGCCAATGACGCTCGTGTTTTCCATCGACATTCTATCCTTTCTGTACGCTCTTCTTTTCACTCATTTTCAATTTCTagttctccttctctttttcctgtttattcattttctttgtttttaattctCAGATTCTGAATGATTTGTTATGTGATATAACATTTGATGAGTTTTATTATCTCTTGGTTGATAACATTGTTTCAAATTCTCAAGCACTccaagtgttcgatgaattgTTTATTCTCAAGCACTCCAAGTGTCATGAAAAATAGGTACAACCGGGTAACTAAAACTTGTGAATTATCTGCAGATTTTTTATAACTAGTATGatactaaattgcttgaaataatCAAATTCAAAGTGTGTTCATGAATAGATTCAGTAATAATATTGTAAGAACTAATGAGAAGGTTCTTATTTATAACAATCATTCTTTTCCACCATTTTAAATGTGATATTGCACTGATGTGATGTCATTTTTCAGGAGAGGAATGAGAGGCTATTTTATAAGCTTCTGATTGATAACATGGAGGAACTGCTTCTTGTTGTTTACACTCCAATTGTTAGAGAAGCCTGCCAGAAATATGGAAGCATTTTTCGTCGACTGCAGGGTCTATACATTAGATTGAAAGTGAAGTatggttttttatttatatttattgttcTGTTTTCATCATTTAGCCTTTGaggtgaaaaaaagaaagaaagaaagaaagataagaagAGATACTAAGTGTTTGAGACTCTACAGAGGCTAGATCCTTGAAGTAATGAAAAACTGGCTAGAGAAAAACACTCAAGTTGTTGTCACTAATGACGAGCAAATATTAGGACTCGGAGATCTTGGTTGCCAGGTAAACATAGATACTGATTGTGGtttctttcttatttaatttgaagtttGTTGTTTGAATTTCCCATCATCAATGCATCTCTATCTAgtttattttgatatattagtatttgtatatattttattttgcagGTTGTTGTTTTCACAGATATTAGTCTTGAGAAAGCTATTGAGTTCAATGATTTTTGCCACACTCATCAGCTTCCTATTGCTTTTATCAAAACTGAAGTTAGAGGTTTTTTTGTAGAGGAAAAGCCAGTTCTGGACTCAGAACTTTGGCATGCATGTGCTGGTCCCCTTGTTTCTTTACCTGTAGTTGGGAGCCATGTGGTGTACTTTCAACAAGGTCATAGTGAACAAGTATGTTGaaatatgatattattattattattattattattattattattattattattattattataaagtgATGATCATTTTTCTGGGCTTGAAGATTGTTTCTTGCCTCTTGTCGCTTTATCTTGTATTCTTGTTGCCTTAGCTTAGCATGATCTGATTTAATCCTCTTGGAAGCTCTAATTTAACTAGGctgattttttctaattttttcagGCGAAGTTTCTAATATGTTTCAACTCAAAATATTTTCAAGTTGGTTGATATTTCTGAGTGTATTGAGGCACAGTTATCTAATCATAGATCTTGATGCGGAaggtaattaattaaatttgtccACCTAAGTTAAATTCTAAACGAAAAATTATTAGAGTTCTCAGTATATATTATAACTCTTACACTGATGTATTAATTGAATTACAAATTATTAACgagttataataaaattattttaacctATGTGGCATAAATTGATTGGAGTTATGTTACTCTTAGAACACCTAATAACAACTCATTTTCCATAAAGATACGATTAATTCATCCATATTTATGTTAACACTTATCAAGTTTGgatgttcatatatatatatatatatatatatatatatatatatatatatatatatatatattctttttttttttgttccctttctttttcttatttggttttgagttttgacaATGCATTAGTTGCTTCTTGTAGGAACTTGGCATCAAAAGGATTTTCTAGAACACTTTCTCCCTCAATTGCCAAATTGAAATACTTGGTTAGCTTGTATGTTGTTACTGTCATAGATTCACATTTTTTATGAGATTTGATAATTCTGATATTGTACGAATCCAAGAATCAAATTaccataacttatctcaagtAGATTAATGGTTTTAGCTCTtgaatttgcaaaaaaaaaatgattatttGATTTAGTGCTCTTGGCTAATTTAAGACTGTGCTAATGCAGAAGATGCCTTGCTTCCAATTCCTAAGGTTTCTATGATCTTCTGAGAAAGAGAAGCATTTCAAGACTCTTCAGACAAAAATACAGCAGATGGTTTGTTTcacttgattttatttatttatttatttatttgttgtgtGTGAAAGTGGTTTCCTTTTAGCTGGTTATTAACTTAAACCCTCCCTTTCAGTTTGGTTATTTCTTTATAattctttcttcattttctctATAGGAAGATATTATTCTGAGTTGGGTTTGTAAAGATGATTGATCCTTTTAAGTCGAGGTGTTTTCCACAACTTGCTCAGTTTAGGGCATTGCATTTGGCAGGCTATTGCAAAGATTATTTTGTTGATTGTGATATCAATGATTAGTTGATGAATAAGATAGATGCATGACATACATTATTCATCAGTAAGATGAAACAACTTTgttttttcaaacatttttccATTGCTTTATTCTGTGATTCAATTGActtaagtgagtttgaaatgtGGGAACCCTTCATATATCACTAAAtgcatttatttttctaaattgatcCCAAATTGCAGAATGGAAATCCTTATCTGGCCCTTTATATGAGGTAATTTACAACACTAGTATTGCAAATATTAACCTGAATATTCTTCTTGCTgcctatattttctttttctctacatGTTCTTTTGCATATTTGTGGATGTGTCTGAGCCTAAGAGCCGAAAAAGAAAGAGCTCAATTTCATTTATCATTGCTTCTAATAACCTTTGCTCTTTGTTGTTTTTGTTGTAGGTATGAGAAGGACATGCTTGTATTTATTG
This window contains:
- the LOC112758343 gene encoding uncharacterized protein → MKNWLEKNTQVVVTNDEQILGLGDLGCQVVVFTDISLEKAIEFNDFCHTHQLPIAFIKTEVRGFFVEEKPVLDSELWHACAGPLVSLPVVGSHVVYFQQGHSEQAKFLICFNSKYFQVG